The following are encoded together in the Candidatus Liberimonas magnetica genome:
- a CDS encoding FIST C-terminal domain-containing protein → MSIKTIYSTKAGTEAVLADLADKAKNIEKALKPRMVLFFTTSNLDLPKVGSGIKNIFKDADVFGCTTSGEIVSGLVLKNSVVAMIFDKDTIEDVKVEIVEKIKEGNNVEKAFNNFEEYYNFKMNSVDTKKFVGIILVDGLSGAEERLMDKIGDLTNVNFIGASAGDDLKFKETFVFSNGQLYSNAAVLALIKSKVAFDFIKTQSFDKKTNKLTATKVIESSREVVEFNNKPAAEAYAEALGVKVEDAPTKFMTNPVGLMVNNEPYVRSPQQLVGKNIKFYCNIKQGMELSLLESTDIVTDTKRAVENKLKEMGKVSGIINFHCILRTLELENKKQTEPYGKIFTDVQTIGFSTYGEQFVGHINQTSTMLIFK, encoded by the coding sequence ATGTCAATTAAAACAATTTACTCAACGAAAGCAGGTACAGAGGCTGTGTTGGCTGACTTAGCAGACAAAGCTAAAAACATAGAAAAAGCACTTAAACCCAGGATGGTATTGTTTTTTACTACTTCCAACCTTGACCTCCCCAAAGTCGGTTCAGGAATAAAAAATATATTTAAGGATGCGGATGTTTTTGGCTGCACTACTTCTGGAGAAATAGTAAGCGGCCTTGTCTTAAAAAACTCTGTTGTTGCCATGATTTTTGACAAGGATACTATTGAAGATGTAAAGGTTGAAATTGTTGAAAAAATCAAAGAAGGAAATAATGTAGAAAAGGCATTTAATAATTTCGAGGAATATTACAATTTTAAAATGAACTCAGTAGATACTAAGAAGTTTGTCGGTATAATTCTTGTCGATGGTTTAAGCGGCGCTGAAGAAAGGTTAATGGATAAAATAGGCGACCTTACAAATGTTAATTTCATCGGCGCTTCCGCCGGAGACGACCTGAAGTTCAAAGAGACCTTTGTTTTCTCAAACGGGCAGCTTTACTCAAATGCGGCGGTGCTGGCCTTGATAAAATCAAAGGTGGCCTTTGATTTTATCAAAACTCAAAGCTTTGATAAGAAGACTAATAAATTGACCGCGACAAAAGTTATAGAGTCCTCAAGAGAAGTTGTGGAATTCAATAATAAACCTGCTGCCGAAGCCTATGCTGAAGCATTGGGTGTTAAAGTTGAAGATGCTCCAACCAAATTTATGACTAACCCGGTAGGACTTATGGTAAATAACGAACCTTATGTACGCAGCCCCCAGCAGCTGGTAGGCAAAAATATCAAATTTTACTGTAATATTAAACAGGGGATGGAGCTTTCCTTGCTTGAATCTACAGATATCGTTACTGATACAAAGAGAGCGGTTGAAAATAAACTTAAAGAGATGGGCAAGGTTTCAGGCATAATAAATTTTCACTGCATATTAAGAACTCTGGAACTTGAGAACAAAAAACAAACAGAACCTTACGGCAAAATATTCACAGATGTTCAGACAATTGGTTTTAGCACGTACGGCGAACAGTTTGTCGGGCACATAAATCAGACCTCGACTATGCTTATATTTAAATAG
- a CDS encoding type II and III secretion system protein, producing MQNQRMLNASVSLLMFVLFLFIFAVPCLSSEMIEVEIEITEINNNKANELGIQWADTLQAGEISWEPSFVGTKRIPAALPEVPSLIDAGDWKRYTALTASLKILKQKGAAQVLSKPKLVTKSGTTADFLVGGEVPIVASGVGGGTINWKEFGLKMIILPKITHDNQIDVSMTTEVSRLDWSNAVAGNPAITSRKATSQLVIKNGQTLALAGMIETKKEKQKTGIPLLMDIPILGYLFSRQIDVDTKTNVLIFVTPKIIE from the coding sequence ATGCAAAATCAGAGAATGCTGAACGCATCGGTTTCGTTGCTCATGTTTGTCTTATTTTTGTTTATTTTTGCTGTCCCCTGTCTCTCATCTGAAATGATAGAAGTAGAGATCGAAATTACAGAAATAAACAATAATAAAGCGAACGAACTCGGCATTCAATGGGCAGATACTCTACAGGCAGGAGAGATATCCTGGGAGCCATCCTTTGTTGGAACCAAAAGGATACCTGCCGCTCTTCCTGAGGTTCCTTCATTAATAGATGCAGGGGATTGGAAACGGTATACCGCATTAACTGCAAGCCTGAAAATATTGAAACAAAAGGGCGCTGCCCAGGTGCTTTCTAAGCCAAAATTGGTAACAAAATCCGGTACGACCGCAGATTTTCTTGTAGGAGGAGAAGTGCCTATTGTTGCTTCAGGGGTCGGAGGAGGTACTATTAACTGGAAGGAATTCGGTCTTAAGATGATTATATTACCAAAAATAACTCATGATAACCAGATAGATGTTTCTATGACTACGGAAGTCAGCCGCCTGGACTGGTCAAACGCAGTGGCGGGCAACCCGGCCATTACTTCAAGAAAGGCTACATCTCAATTAGTCATTAAAAACGGGCAAACGCTTGCTCTAGCCGGAATGATAGAAACAAAAAAAGAGAAACAAAAAACCGGTATCCCTCTTTTGATGGATATCCCTATATTGGGCTACCTTTTCAGCCGGCAAATAGATGTTGACACCAAAACGAATGTTCTAATTTTTGTTACCCCAAAAATAATTGAATAG